A genomic window from Providencia alcalifaciens includes:
- the aphA gene encoding acid phosphatase AphA, translated as MKKITLTLSAIALALSFTATSQAKIPMPETVSTGVTVAELAAQQPVHWVSVEQIKQSLEGKAPMAVGFDIDDTVLFSSPGFYRGKLEFSPNDFSYLKNPQFWEKMNNEWDKFSMPKQVGIDLVKMHLERGDKVYFITGRTQTKTETVTQYVQEGLRIPADKMNPVIFAGDEPGKNNKVSWMRDHKLTIYYGDADADIAAAHELDIRGIRILRASNSSYQPLPKAGRFGEEVVINSEY; from the coding sequence ATGAAGAAAATTACATTAACGTTAAGTGCAATTGCATTAGCGCTGAGCTTTACGGCAACATCTCAAGCCAAAATCCCAATGCCAGAGACAGTCAGTACTGGGGTAACAGTTGCGGAATTAGCCGCACAACAACCGGTTCATTGGGTCTCTGTTGAACAAATTAAACAGAGTTTAGAAGGTAAAGCACCAATGGCGGTGGGTTTTGATATTGATGACACCGTTTTATTCTCAAGCCCAGGCTTTTACCGTGGAAAACTTGAATTCTCTCCAAATGATTTTAGTTATCTGAAAAACCCTCAATTCTGGGAAAAAATGAATAATGAGTGGGATAAATTCAGTATGCCAAAACAAGTGGGCATCGATTTGGTTAAAATGCATTTAGAGCGTGGTGATAAAGTTTACTTTATTACAGGTCGTACACAGACCAAAACTGAAACTGTGACTCAATATGTGCAAGAAGGCTTGAGAATTCCTGCAGATAAAATGAATCCAGTCATTTTTGCTGGCGATGAACCCGGCAAAAATAATAAAGTAAGCTGGATGCGTGACCATAAATTAACTATCTATTATGGTGATGCAGATGCGGATATTGCTGCGGCCCATGAGTTAGATATTCGTGGGATTCGTATTCTCCGTGCTTCAAATTCCTCTTATCAACCGTTGCCAAAAGCGGGTCGCTTTGGTGAGGAAGTTGTTATCAATTCCGAGTATTAA
- a CDS encoding immunity 8 family protein, translating into MNIKLKSLRSLELEDNLVFYWPDNPKNFGSWIRTMIGPENHEGAESFDWFICTPDWLQQELIKDNVIFGKGMIIVAEYDYDKILTQLEQQIRLCDDSDWSKASLKLSRLSFWEYEDYQG; encoded by the coding sequence ATGAATATAAAACTAAAATCACTTAGATCTCTTGAATTAGAAGATAATCTAGTTTTCTATTGGCCAGACAATCCTAAAAACTTTGGTAGTTGGATACGTACGATGATTGGACCTGAGAATCATGAAGGTGCGGAATCATTTGATTGGTTTATATGCACTCCAGATTGGCTTCAACAAGAGTTAATCAAGGATAATGTAATATTTGGAAAAGGAATGATTATTGTCGCGGAATACGACTATGACAAAATATTAACTCAGTTAGAACAACAAATTAGGTTATGTGACGATTCTGATTGGTCAAAAGCATCACTAAAATTAAGTCGACTTAGCTTTTGGGAATATGAGGACTACCAAGGATAG
- the cmoM gene encoding tRNA uridine 5-oxyacetic acid(34) methyltransferase CmoM — protein MADRNFDDIVDKFAKNIYGTTKGKIREAVVWQDLTQLLETHFQGQTLRILDAGGGEGHFSRQLAAMGHQVILCDLSEEMLERASVLADEQGISENISFVHCAVQDISQHLDEPVDFVLFHAVLEWISDQKYALEQLAEIIRPKGIFSVMFYNANGLVMRNAILGNFHLATPHIQRRRKRSLSPQNPLFPQQVDESLIGCGMDILGKSGVRVFHDYLQSRQLQQKDFPALLALEQQYCRDEPYISMGRYIHVMARKQTQKDDL, from the coding sequence ATGGCAGACCGCAACTTTGATGATATTGTCGATAAATTTGCAAAAAATATTTATGGAACGACAAAAGGAAAAATTCGCGAAGCGGTAGTTTGGCAAGATCTTACCCAGTTACTAGAAACGCATTTTCAAGGTCAAACATTACGTATATTAGATGCGGGCGGCGGAGAAGGTCATTTTTCTCGCCAATTAGCCGCAATGGGTCATCAGGTCATTCTTTGCGATTTATCCGAAGAAATGTTAGAACGGGCATCGGTGCTTGCTGATGAACAAGGAATTAGCGAGAATATCAGCTTTGTTCACTGCGCCGTTCAAGATATATCTCAACACCTTGATGAACCAGTTGATTTTGTTTTATTTCATGCGGTACTTGAATGGATTAGCGACCAAAAATATGCATTAGAGCAACTGGCCGAGATCATCAGACCAAAAGGCATATTTTCTGTCATGTTCTATAATGCAAATGGCTTGGTGATGCGTAATGCAATTTTAGGTAATTTTCATCTCGCAACTCCTCATATCCAGCGTCGTCGCAAACGTTCATTATCGCCACAGAACCCGCTTTTCCCTCAACAGGTTGATGAGTCGCTGATTGGTTGTGGTATGGATATTTTAGGCAAAAGTGGCGTCAGAGTGTTCCATGATTATTTGCAAAGTAGACAATTACAACAAAAAGACTTTCCAGCGTTATTGGCGCTTGAACAACAATATTGTCGTGATGAACCCTATATTAGTATGGGGCGATATATTCATGTCATGGCACGCAAACAAACCCAAAAGGACGATTTATGA
- the mukF gene encoding chromosome partition protein MukF, whose protein sequence is MSDFSQTVPELVSWARKNDFAISLPAERLAFLLAVAVLNSERVNGEMSEGELVDAFREVCKGFEQTTESLAVRANNAINDMVRQKIFNRFASDIVEGNAIYRLTPLGIGISDYYIRQREFSTLRLSMQLSIVAGELQRAAESAEEGGDDFYWHRHVFAPLKYSVAEIFDSIDLSQRIMDEQQNSVKDDIAALLNQDWQAAIANCEQLLSETSGTLRELQDTLEAAGDKLQANLLRIQEANMNAPQFSEMVDRLIFDLQNKLDRIVSWGQQSIDLWIGYDRHVHKFIRTAIDMDKNRIFSQRLRQSVQQYLDSPWALTYANADRLFDMRDEELTLHDQEVMGELPPDLEFEEFSELNDQLAALIEAQLAFYKTDNKPLDVGHVLQSYLTQYPQKRHFDVARIIIDQAVKLGIAEADLAGLPAEWRAINDHGAKVQAHVIDKY, encoded by the coding sequence ATGAGTGATTTTTCCCAGACCGTCCCTGAACTCGTGTCTTGGGCACGAAAAAATGATTTTGCGATTTCCCTACCCGCTGAGCGCTTAGCATTTTTGCTGGCAGTCGCAGTGCTTAACAGTGAACGGGTTAATGGTGAAATGAGTGAAGGGGAGCTGGTGGATGCGTTTCGAGAAGTGTGCAAAGGCTTCGAGCAAACCACCGAATCACTGGCAGTCAGAGCGAACAACGCTATCAACGACATGGTTCGCCAAAAAATATTTAACCGCTTTGCCAGCGACATTGTCGAAGGAAATGCGATTTATCGCCTAACGCCACTTGGTATTGGCATTAGTGATTACTATATTCGTCAACGCGAATTTTCGACATTAAGATTGTCAATGCAGTTATCGATTGTAGCGGGAGAGCTACAACGTGCAGCGGAATCAGCCGAAGAAGGTGGTGATGATTTTTATTGGCACCGCCATGTTTTTGCGCCATTAAAATATTCAGTCGCTGAAATTTTTGACAGTATTGATTTGTCACAGCGAATTATGGACGAGCAACAAAACAGCGTTAAAGATGATATTGCCGCATTGTTAAACCAAGACTGGCAGGCAGCGATTGCCAACTGTGAGCAGCTACTTTCTGAAACGTCCGGCACATTAAGAGAATTGCAAGATACTTTAGAAGCCGCTGGCGATAAGCTACAGGCAAACTTACTGCGTATTCAAGAAGCGAACATGAATGCGCCGCAGTTCTCGGAAATGGTCGACCGACTCATCTTTGATTTGCAAAACAAGCTAGACCGTATTGTGAGTTGGGGGCAGCAGTCCATTGATTTATGGATTGGTTACGACCGACATGTTCACAAATTTATCCGTACAGCGATTGATATGGATAAAAACCGTATATTTTCTCAACGTTTACGTCAATCTGTACAGCAGTACCTCGATAGCCCTTGGGCACTCACCTATGCCAATGCGGATAGGCTTTTTGATATGCGTGATGAGGAGCTAACACTTCATGATCAAGAGGTGATGGGGGAACTCCCACCTGATCTGGAATTTGAAGAGTTCAGTGAACTTAATGACCAATTAGCGGCGTTAATCGAAGCGCAACTTGCGTTCTATAAAACGGATAACAAACCGCTGGATGTCGGTCACGTATTACAGAGTTATCTGACGCAATACCCGCAGAAACGCCATTTTGACGTTGCGCGTATTATTATCGATCAGGCTGTAAAACTAGGTATCGCAGAGGCTGATCTGGCGGGATTACCGGCAGAATGGCGCGCTATTAATGATCACGGAGCCAAGGTACAGGCACATGTCATCGACAAATATTGA
- the ldtD gene encoding L,D-transpeptidase: MAKRRVKALQISVLCGLMAMQFPAFSAAENTQQSSMEIQQPQSVVAEEVSKVTAKESLEKLNASLPAETKLVFANQLAKIYADRQMQLLWQDETAISQFQQQLAELALAGFQPQFSEWLVSLENSQLSEMGRDAILSDAMLGYLHYLSSVESTGQYWLYTSRPYKIIAPTAAQMKPWLEAESEHRLGEWVKAQTPKHAMYQPMRKEMLKQLALPEDTLEITGTKALKPGQASDDVITLREILVRDGLLEAAAEGEVVDASAPPEETNKVTANARVYSDDLVDAVKKFQLQYGLEADGVIGKGTRVWLNMQPRQKAGLMALNIQRLRIVPESSGTGILVNIPAYTLNFYLNNDIILDSKVIVGRADRKTPIMSSALNNVVINPPWSVPTSLARKDIAPKGKMDPSYFSRKGYTVYSDWGQDAYEIDPYTIDWENITPANFPYRIRQAPGSSNSLGRYKFNMPSSDAIYLHDTPNHSLFKKNARAISSGCVRVNKASELATILLGDAGWAQTRIDGALKEGSTRYVNIPDRIPVYLYYQTAWVDKDDQPQYRADIYQYDGSIDNAEKYLPAIKTILK, from the coding sequence ATGGCAAAGAGAAGAGTGAAAGCTCTGCAGATCTCAGTATTATGTGGGCTGATGGCGATGCAGTTCCCTGCATTTTCCGCAGCAGAAAATACGCAGCAAAGCAGTATGGAAATTCAACAGCCTCAATCAGTTGTTGCTGAAGAGGTGAGTAAAGTTACGGCAAAAGAGAGCTTGGAAAAGCTTAACGCATCTTTGCCAGCTGAGACTAAATTGGTGTTTGCGAACCAGTTGGCAAAAATTTATGCTGACAGGCAAATGCAATTGTTATGGCAAGATGAAACGGCAATTAGCCAGTTTCAACAGCAATTAGCTGAGCTTGCCTTAGCAGGTTTCCAACCTCAATTTAGCGAATGGTTAGTTTCATTGGAAAATAGCCAGCTGAGCGAAATGGGGCGAGATGCTATTTTATCTGACGCGATGTTGGGTTATTTACACTATCTGTCTTCCGTTGAATCGACGGGGCAATATTGGTTATACACCAGCCGCCCTTATAAAATTATCGCACCGACTGCGGCACAAATGAAACCGTGGTTAGAGGCTGAATCTGAACACCGTTTGGGTGAGTGGGTTAAGGCTCAAACACCGAAACACGCGATGTATCAACCGATGCGCAAAGAGATGCTAAAACAGCTCGCATTACCGGAAGATACGTTAGAAATTACGGGTACAAAGGCATTAAAACCGGGTCAAGCTAGCGATGATGTGATTACGCTCCGTGAAATTTTAGTGCGAGATGGATTATTGGAAGCCGCTGCGGAAGGTGAGGTCGTTGATGCATCTGCACCGCCAGAAGAGACTAATAAAGTCACTGCGAATGCTCGTGTGTATAGTGATGACTTAGTGGACGCAGTGAAAAAATTTCAGCTCCAATATGGTTTAGAAGCAGATGGTGTGATTGGTAAAGGCACACGCGTTTGGCTCAATATGCAGCCAAGACAAAAAGCGGGGCTGATGGCACTGAATATTCAGCGTTTGCGGATTGTACCTGAAAGTAGTGGTACAGGAATTTTAGTGAATATCCCTGCGTACACATTAAATTTTTATCTGAATAACGACATCATTTTGGACTCGAAAGTGATTGTGGGGCGTGCAGACCGTAAAACGCCAATTATGAGTAGTGCACTGAATAATGTGGTGATAAATCCACCTTGGAGTGTGCCAACAAGTTTGGCGCGCAAGGATATTGCCCCGAAAGGGAAAATGGATCCAAGCTACTTTAGCCGCAAAGGTTATACAGTCTATTCAGACTGGGGACAAGATGCTTATGAAATCGACCCTTATACAATAGACTGGGAAAATATTACACCGGCGAATTTCCCTTATCGTATTCGTCAAGCACCAGGCTCAAGTAACTCTTTAGGGCGTTATAAGTTTAATATGCCAAGCTCAGATGCAATTTATTTGCATGATACGCCGAACCATAGCTTGTTTAAGAAGAATGCCAGAGCAATTAGTTCAGGCTGCGTTCGCGTAAATAAGGCAAGTGAGCTAGCGACGATATTATTAGGTGATGCAGGTTGGGCTCAGACTCGTATTGATGGGGCATTAAAAGAAGGCTCAACGCGCTATGTGAATATTCCAGACCGTATTCCAGTGTATCTTTACTATCAGACAGCATGGGTCGATAAAGATGACCAGCCACAGTATCGAGCAGACATTTATCAATATGATGGCAGTATTGATAATGCGGAAAAATATCTACCCGCAATTAAAACAATTTTGAAATAG
- the elyC gene encoding envelope biogenesis factor ElyC — translation MLFLLKKYLGSLLMPLPLLLIIGGIGLILLWFTRWQKSGKSLVTLSLVIIALLGLQPISDRLLAPVEGPYDKRYELITTNPPKEIKYIVVLGGGFTYNPNWSPSSNLLSNSLPRVTEGVRLYLQHPGSKLIFTGGKASSPISSAEVASMVAQSLGVPATDTIPLTEPKDTQEEAYEVEKIIGKQPFLLVTSANHLPRALKMFTSRGMQPYPAPANQLVITSDLNPWERYIPSAFYFSHSERAWYELIGSIWWHLKPDNTQPIEDNQAE, via the coding sequence ATGTTATTTCTGCTAAAAAAATACCTTGGCTCACTGTTAATGCCTCTGCCCTTGTTATTGATTATTGGAGGTATTGGGCTAATTTTATTATGGTTTACCCGCTGGCAAAAAAGTGGAAAATCCTTGGTGACATTAAGCCTTGTTATCATCGCGCTATTAGGGCTACAACCCATTTCTGATCGGTTACTGGCTCCCGTTGAAGGCCCGTATGATAAACGTTATGAGCTCATCACTACGAATCCACCTAAAGAGATAAAGTATATTGTGGTTTTGGGAGGCGGATTTACCTATAACCCAAATTGGAGTCCTAGCTCGAACTTGCTCAGTAACAGCTTGCCTCGAGTCACTGAAGGGGTACGTCTTTACCTGCAACATCCGGGTAGCAAATTAATTTTTACTGGTGGTAAAGCCAGTAGCCCAATCAGTAGCGCCGAAGTCGCATCGATGGTCGCTCAATCTTTAGGGGTTCCAGCGACAGATACAATCCCGCTAACCGAACCGAAAGATACGCAAGAAGAAGCCTATGAAGTGGAAAAAATTATTGGCAAGCAGCCGTTCTTGTTAGTGACCTCAGCGAACCATTTGCCTCGCGCGTTGAAAATGTTTACGAGTCGTGGAATGCAGCCTTATCCTGCCCCGGCTAATCAGTTGGTTATCACCAGCGACCTGAATCCTTGGGAGCGTTACATCCCTTCCGCATTTTATTTTAGCCACAGTGAACGAGCATGGTATGAGCTCATTGGTTCAATTTGGTGGCACTTAAAGCCCGATAATACCCAGCCAATCGAAGATAATCAGGCAGAGTAA
- the mukB gene encoding chromosome partition protein MukB, with amino-acid sequence MIERGKFRSLTLVNWNGFFARTFDLDELVTTLSGGNGAGKSTTMAAFITAMIPDLTLLHFRNTTEAGATSGSRDKGLHGKLRPGVCYAVLDVLNSKHQRVMVGVRLQQVAGRDKKVDIKPFMIQGVPLATVPTEVLTEVFEGRQAKVIPLNDLKERVEKQEGIQFKQFNSITDYHSVLFELGVLPKRLRSAGDRSKYYRLIEASLYGGISSAITRSLRDYLLPENSGVRKAFQDMEAALRENRLTLEAIRVTQSDRDLFKHLISEATDYVSADYMRHSNERRIHLDAALAARNELYSNRKQLRVEQVRSVEMARELNEQNEASTEIEADYQAASDHLNLVQAALRHQEKIDRYQADIEELTYRLEEQSEVVAEATEKHEELDARAQAAEIEVDELKNQLADYQQALDVQQTRAIQYQQALHALNRARELCQLPDLTIENIDEWLETFEAKEQQATEALLALEQKMSVADAAHSQFEQAYQLVKTMLGDVSRGDAYTQARSLLRDWSSQQHLAERVQPLRMQLSELQQRLDSQRNAEKLLSEFCKRYGQSVEPDELDALMAELEILQEELSTGVNESGEKRMQMRQELEQIRQRISQLSAKAPAWIMAQEALTQLNEQSGETFENSTEVTEFMQQLLEQEREITVERDEVAAQRRDLDKQIERLSQPSGAEDGRMLALAERFNGVLLSEIYDDITIEDAAYFSALYGPARHGIVVQDLAVVREQLENLQDCPDDVYFIEGDPSSFDDSVFDAQEFENAVLVRSSERQWRYSRYPELPLFGRAARESHLESLSAERDELAERYATLSFDVQKIQRAHQAFSRFIGQHISVAFEADPEAEIRTLNQKRTELERGLNQFEEQTQQQRQQFAQGKENLLALNRLLPQVNLLMDETLVDRVEEIREELSEAEEAAHFINKHGNNLAKLEPIVTVLLSDPEQHDQLRKDYELAKHTQQNAKQQAFALVEVAQRRAHFSYSDSTGMVNENADLNEKLRQRLEHAEADRTRARELLRQQQAQSTQYHQVLASLRSSFDTKQEMLKELEAEMQEMGVKADPDAQERASIRRDELHQSVMANRSRINQLEKQLTLCEAEMDNLQKRLRKLEKDYYQIREQVVMAKAGWCAVMRLVKDNGVERRLHRRELAYTDGDSLRSMSDKALGALRLAVADNEHLRDVLRMSEDPKHPERKIQFFIAVYQHLRERIRQDIIRTDDPIDAIEQMEIELARLTEELTAREQKLAISSKSVANIIRKTIQREQNRIRMLNQGLQAVAFGQVKGVRLNVNIRESHALLLSVLSEESELHQDLFTSQRLTFSEAMAKLYQRLNPQMDMGQRLPQTIGEELLDYRNYLELDVEVNRGSDGWLKAESGALSTGEAIGTGMSILVMVVQSWEEEARRLRAKDIIPCRLLFLDEAARLDAKSIATLFELCDRLEMQLIIAAPENISPEKGTTYKLVRKVTGNTEHVHVVGLKGFGQDNPAPQALPQ; translated from the coding sequence ATGATTGAACGCGGAAAATTTCGCTCACTGACGCTGGTGAACTGGAACGGCTTTTTTGCTCGTACTTTTGACCTTGATGAATTAGTCACCACCCTGTCTGGGGGAAATGGTGCGGGTAAATCCACCACCATGGCGGCCTTTATTACCGCGATGATCCCTGACTTAACGTTACTGCATTTCCGTAATACCACAGAAGCAGGGGCCACTTCGGGGTCCCGTGATAAAGGTCTACACGGAAAGCTGCGTCCAGGTGTCTGTTATGCCGTACTGGATGTATTAAACTCTAAACATCAACGAGTTATGGTCGGCGTTCGCTTACAGCAAGTGGCTGGACGCGATAAAAAAGTCGATATCAAACCGTTTATGATCCAAGGCGTGCCATTAGCCACTGTGCCAACGGAAGTATTAACGGAAGTGTTTGAAGGGCGCCAAGCTAAGGTTATTCCGTTGAATGACCTGAAAGAGCGCGTAGAAAAACAAGAAGGCATCCAATTTAAGCAATTTAACTCGATCACAGACTACCATTCAGTATTATTCGAATTGGGTGTGCTGCCAAAACGTCTGCGTTCAGCAGGCGACCGTAGTAAATATTACCGTTTGATTGAAGCCTCCTTATATGGTGGTATTTCCAGCGCGATCACGCGTTCACTACGTGATTATTTATTACCGGAAAACAGCGGCGTACGTAAAGCATTCCAAGATATGGAAGCGGCATTACGGGAAAACCGTTTAACACTGGAAGCCATCCGCGTAACACAATCTGACCGTGATTTATTTAAACATTTGATCAGCGAAGCCACAGACTATGTATCTGCGGACTATATGCGCCACTCGAATGAACGTCGAATTCACTTAGATGCGGCATTGGCCGCCCGTAACGAACTGTACAGTAACCGCAAACAACTGCGCGTTGAACAAGTTCGTAGTGTGGAAATGGCCCGTGAATTAAATGAGCAAAATGAAGCGTCGACGGAAATCGAAGCAGACTACCAAGCGGCAAGTGACCACTTAAATCTGGTGCAAGCTGCGTTACGTCATCAAGAAAAAATTGACCGCTACCAAGCCGATATTGAAGAGCTCACTTACCGTCTTGAAGAACAGAGCGAAGTCGTCGCTGAAGCGACAGAAAAGCATGAAGAACTTGATGCCCGTGCGCAAGCCGCTGAAATTGAAGTTGATGAACTGAAAAACCAGCTGGCAGATTACCAGCAAGCACTTGATGTACAGCAAACTCGTGCGATTCAGTATCAACAAGCACTTCATGCCTTAAACCGTGCTCGCGAACTCTGCCAACTGCCTGATCTTACCATTGAAAACATCGATGAATGGCTGGAAACTTTTGAAGCCAAAGAGCAGCAAGCCACAGAAGCCTTACTCGCATTAGAGCAAAAAATGAGCGTGGCGGATGCGGCGCATAGCCAGTTTGAGCAAGCGTATCAACTGGTGAAAACCATGTTAGGCGATGTGAGCCGTGGGGATGCATACACACAAGCGCGTTCATTACTGCGTGACTGGTCATCGCAACAGCATTTAGCAGAGCGTGTTCAGCCACTGCGTATGCAATTATCTGAATTGCAACAGCGTTTAGACAGCCAGCGTAATGCCGAAAAATTGCTGAGTGAATTCTGTAAGCGTTATGGCCAAAGTGTCGAGCCGGATGAGCTTGATGCCTTGATGGCTGAGTTGGAAATTCTGCAAGAAGAGTTAAGTACTGGCGTTAATGAAAGCGGCGAAAAACGCATGCAAATGCGCCAAGAGCTGGAGCAAATTCGCCAGCGTATCAGCCAGCTTTCCGCTAAAGCGCCTGCGTGGATTATGGCGCAAGAAGCACTGACTCAACTCAATGAACAATCGGGTGAAACTTTCGAAAATAGCACTGAAGTGACTGAATTTATGCAGCAACTTCTTGAGCAAGAAAGGGAAATTACGGTTGAACGTGATGAAGTCGCAGCCCAACGTCGAGATCTTGATAAGCAAATCGAACGTTTAAGCCAGCCAAGTGGTGCCGAAGATGGGCGCATGCTGGCACTGGCAGAGCGCTTTAATGGCGTGCTGTTATCTGAAATCTACGACGATATTACTATTGAAGATGCGGCGTATTTCTCTGCGTTGTACGGTCCAGCGCGTCACGGTATTGTGGTACAAGATTTGGCTGTGGTTCGTGAGCAGCTAGAAAATCTACAAGATTGCCCTGATGATGTGTATTTTATCGAGGGGGATCCATCCTCATTTGATGACAGCGTTTTTGATGCTCAAGAGTTTGAAAATGCTGTATTAGTGCGCTCATCAGAGCGTCAGTGGCGTTATTCCCGCTACCCAGAATTACCGTTATTTGGTCGAGCTGCCCGCGAGAGTCATTTAGAGTCACTGAGTGCTGAGCGTGATGAACTGGCGGAGCGTTATGCGACCTTGTCATTTGACGTACAAAAAATTCAGCGTGCTCACCAAGCATTTAGCCGTTTTATCGGTCAGCATATTTCAGTGGCGTTTGAAGCGGATCCTGAAGCTGAAATTCGTACATTAAATCAAAAACGTACTGAATTAGAACGTGGACTGAACCAATTTGAAGAGCAGACCCAGCAACAACGCCAACAGTTCGCTCAAGGTAAAGAAAACTTACTGGCATTAAACCGTTTATTGCCGCAAGTGAATTTGTTGATGGATGAAACGCTGGTGGATCGCGTTGAAGAAATCCGCGAAGAGCTTTCAGAAGCTGAAGAAGCGGCACATTTCATCAATAAACACGGTAACAATCTGGCGAAGTTAGAGCCGATTGTGACGGTGTTACTCAGCGATCCTGAGCAACATGATCAACTGCGTAAAGATTATGAATTGGCGAAACATACCCAGCAAAATGCGAAGCAACAAGCCTTTGCCTTGGTTGAAGTGGCTCAACGTCGCGCACACTTTAGTTACAGTGATTCGACGGGTATGGTCAATGAAAATGCGGACTTGAATGAAAAACTGCGCCAGCGTTTAGAGCATGCGGAAGCCGATAGAACTCGTGCCCGTGAGCTATTACGTCAGCAACAAGCACAAAGCACGCAATATCATCAAGTTCTGGCATCGCTGCGCAGTTCATTCGACACCAAGCAAGAGATGTTGAAAGAACTTGAAGCAGAAATGCAGGAAATGGGTGTGAAAGCGGATCCTGATGCGCAAGAGCGAGCCAGCATTCGCCGTGATGAATTACATCAATCTGTTATGGCAAACCGTAGCCGCATTAACCAGTTAGAAAAACAACTGACGTTATGCGAAGCGGAAATGGATAACCTGCAAAAACGCCTGCGTAAGCTGGAAAAAGATTATTACCAAATCCGTGAGCAAGTCGTGATGGCGAAAGCGGGCTGGTGTGCGGTGATGCGCTTGGTGAAAGATAATGGCGTTGAGCGTCGTCTGCATCGTCGCGAATTGGCTTATACCGATGGCGATAGTTTACGTTCGATGTCGGATAAGGCGTTAGGAGCGCTGCGTTTAGCGGTGGCGGATAACGAACATCTGCGTGATGTGCTGCGCATGTCCGAAGATCCTAAGCATCCTGAGCGTAAAATTCAGTTCTTTATCGCAGTTTACCAACATCTGCGTGAGCGCATTCGCCAAGATATTATTCGTACCGATGACCCAATCGATGCGATTGAGCAGATGGAAATTGAGTTAGCGCGTCTGACCGAAGAGTTAACTGCCCGTGAGCAAAAACTGGCAATTAGCTCGAAGAGTGTGGCGAACATCATTCGTAAAACTATCCAGCGTGAGCAAAACCGTATTCGTATGCTGAACCAAGGCTTACAGGCGGTGGCATTTGGTCAGGTTAAAGGGGTTAGACTGAATGTGAATATTCGCGAAAGCCACGCCTTGTTGTTGAGCGTGTTGTCAGAAGAGAGCGAATTGCACCAAGACTTGTTTACTAGCCAACGTTTAACCTTCTCTGAAGCCATGGCGAAACTGTATCAACGCCTGAACCCGCAGATGGATATGGGGCAGCGTTTGCCGCAAACTATTGGTGAAGAACTGTTAGATTATCGTAACTACTTAGAGTTAGATGTTGAGGTTAACCGTGGTTCTGATGGTTGGTTAAAAGCGGAAAGCGGTGCGTTATCAACCGGTGAAGCGATCGGTACGGGGATGTCTATCTTAGTGATGGTCGTTCAGAGCTGGGAAGAAGAAGCCCGCAGACTGCGTGCGAAAGATATCATTCCATGTCGTTTACTGTTCTTGGATGAAGCGGCGCGTTTGGATGCCAAATCTATCGCGACTCTGTTCGAATTATGTGACCGACTGGAAATGCAGCTAATCATTGCAGCGCCGGAAAACATTAGCCCAGAGAAAGGAACGACATATAAACTGGTGCGTAAAGTGACCGGTAATACAGAACATGTTCACGTCGTTGGGTTGAAAGGTTTTGGTCAGGATAATCCTGCTCCGCAAGCATTACCTCAATAA
- the mukE gene encoding chromosome partition protein MukE: MSSTNIEQFMPVKLAQALANPIFPELDSQLRAGRHISIDDLDNHAFLMDFQESLEQFYARYNVELIRAPEGFFYLRPRSSTLIPRSVLSELDMMVGKILCYLYLSPERLTNQGVFTSQELFEELLSLADESKLLKFVNQRSTGSDLDKQKLQDKLRTSLNRLRRLGMVYFLQNDSSKFIINESVFRFGADVRSGDNPQEAQLRMIRDGEAVSLEGELSLRDSDEDETDESQDLADSEEDEQE; this comes from the coding sequence ATGTCATCGACAAATATTGAACAATTTATGCCAGTTAAACTGGCTCAAGCACTAGCTAACCCTATTTTTCCTGAGCTCGACAGCCAACTGCGTGCAGGTCGCCATATCAGTATTGATGACCTCGATAATCATGCATTTTTAATGGATTTTCAGGAATCGTTAGAGCAATTTTATGCTCGTTATAATGTTGAACTGATCCGGGCACCAGAAGGCTTCTTCTATTTACGTCCCCGTTCTAGCACCTTAATTCCCCGTTCTGTTTTGTCTGAATTGGACATGATGGTGGGTAAAATTCTGTGCTATCTCTATTTGAGTCCTGAGCGTCTAACCAACCAAGGGGTCTTTACCTCTCAAGAGCTGTTTGAAGAATTATTGTCGCTGGCCGACGAAAGCAAATTACTGAAATTTGTTAACCAACGCTCCACAGGTTCAGACCTCGATAAGCAAAAATTACAGGATAAACTGAGAACCTCCTTAAACCGTTTACGTCGTTTAGGTATGGTCTATTTCCTGCAAAATGACTCCAGTAAATTTATTATTAATGAGTCTGTATTCCGCTTTGGTGCGGATGTACGTAGTGGCGATAATCCACAAGAAGCACAATTACGCATGATCCGTGATGGTGAGGCGGTCTCTCTTGAAGGGGAATTATCGCTAAGAGACAGCGATGAAGACGAAACGGATGAGAGTCAAGATCTGGCTGACAGTGAAGAGGATGAACAAGAATGA